A genomic window from Pseudonocardia broussonetiae includes:
- a CDS encoding four-helix bundle copper-binding protein has product MTRAAEMLDTTPAHFDLDRDALAEAIAACVECAQTCTACADACLSESDVAAMVACIRLDLDCADVCTATSRVLSRQTAYDAQVTRAVLEACATACRRCGDECSTHGDAGMEHCRVCAEACRRCERACRALLDAAS; this is encoded by the coding sequence ATGACACGTGCCGCCGAGATGCTCGACACGACCCCCGCCCACTTCGACCTCGACCGCGACGCCCTCGCCGAAGCCATCGCGGCCTGCGTCGAGTGCGCCCAGACCTGCACGGCCTGCGCCGACGCCTGCCTGTCCGAGTCCGACGTCGCCGCGATGGTGGCCTGCATCCGCCTGGACCTCGACTGCGCCGACGTCTGCACGGCCACCTCGCGCGTGCTCAGCCGCCAGACCGCCTACGACGCGCAGGTGACGCGGGCCGTGCTGGAGGCCTGCGCCACGGCCTGCCGCCGCTGCGGCGACGAGTGCTCCACCCACGGCGACGCCGGGATGGAGCACTGCCGGGTGTGCGCCGAGGCGTGCCGCCGCTGCGAGCGGGCGTGCCGCGCGCTGCTCGACGCCGCGTCCTAG
- a CDS encoding proline dehydrogenase family protein — MLRSAQRTALLAASRSGALRTLAENTALLRPVVDRFVAGTTVDEVVAVARDLTADRCVTVDHLGEDTTDRARAAANVDAYRTLLRRLGDDGLAPRVEVSVKLSALGQALPGVDAEKIALDHARQVCEAAHAVGTTVTVDMEDHTTTDSTLGIVRDLRVDHPWVGAVVQAGLRRTEGDCRDLAGPGSRVRLCKGAYDEPASVAFRHRHEVDLSYVRCLRILMDGDGLPMVATHDPVLIDIARHLGRDRPHEIQMLHGVRPREQQALAAAGETVRVYLPYGTEWYGYFVRRLAERPANLAFFARSLLTRG; from the coding sequence ATGCTGAGGTCCGCCCAGAGAACGGCACTGCTGGCGGCGTCCCGGTCCGGGGCGCTGCGCACGCTCGCCGAGAACACCGCACTGCTGCGCCCGGTCGTCGACCGGTTCGTCGCGGGGACGACCGTCGACGAGGTGGTGGCGGTGGCCCGCGACCTCACCGCCGACCGGTGCGTCACCGTCGACCACCTCGGCGAGGACACCACCGACCGCGCCCGCGCGGCGGCGAACGTCGACGCCTACCGGACGCTGCTGCGCCGCCTGGGCGATGACGGGCTCGCCCCCCGCGTCGAGGTGTCGGTGAAGCTCTCGGCGCTCGGGCAGGCCCTGCCGGGCGTCGATGCGGAGAAGATCGCGCTCGACCACGCGCGGCAGGTCTGCGAGGCCGCGCACGCCGTCGGCACGACCGTCACCGTCGACATGGAGGACCACACGACGACCGACTCCACCCTGGGGATCGTGCGCGACCTGCGCGTCGACCACCCGTGGGTCGGCGCCGTCGTGCAGGCCGGGCTGCGCCGCACCGAGGGCGACTGCCGCGACCTCGCGGGGCCGGGGTCGCGGGTGCGCCTGTGCAAGGGCGCCTACGACGAGCCGGCGTCGGTGGCCTTCCGCCACCGGCACGAGGTCGACCTCTCCTACGTCCGCTGCCTGAGGATCCTCATGGACGGCGACGGGCTGCCGATGGTGGCCACGCACGACCCGGTGTTGATCGACATCGCCCGGCACCTCGGGCGCGACCGGCCCCACGAGATCCAGATGCTGCACGGCGTCCGCCCCCGCGAGCAGCAGGCGCTCGCGGCGGCGGGGGAGACCGTCCGGGTCTACCTCCCGTACGGCACCGAGTGGTACGGCTACTTCGTCCGGCGCCTGGCCGAGCGCCCCGCCAACCTGGCGTTCTTCGCCCGGTCCCTGCTCACGAGAGGCTGA
- a CDS encoding DUF6394 family protein: protein MNLEKVVFGFFVLLAATLNFGFVLGDIDDPAQHNVYELFAAIVVSLVATVLKFGDRTQMGAVHLATSLVADLQLVAAAVLWGVTVNVTGGVLDASSTTGVVSLAAGALLANAVSVVLLVAETVSFRGP from the coding sequence ATGAACCTCGAGAAGGTGGTCTTCGGCTTCTTCGTGCTGCTCGCGGCCACCCTGAACTTCGGCTTCGTCCTCGGCGACATCGACGACCCGGCCCAGCACAACGTCTACGAGCTGTTCGCCGCGATCGTCGTCAGCCTCGTCGCCACCGTGCTGAAGTTCGGCGACCGGACCCAGATGGGCGCGGTGCACCTGGCCACGAGCCTCGTCGCCGACCTGCAGCTCGTCGCGGCGGCCGTGCTGTGGGGCGTCACGGTGAACGTCACCGGCGGTGTGCTCGACGCGTCCAGCACGACCGGCGTCGTCTCGCTGGCGGCGGGCGCGCTCCTGGCCAACGCGGTGTCGGTGGTCCTGCTCGTGGCCGAGACGGTCTCCTTCCGCGGGCCCTGA
- a CDS encoding potassium channel family protein, whose product MSAPPSATFFLAMRRMRVPLITLVVIFAIAVLGLTLIPGQDDQGRPYQLGFLDAFYFMSYTASTIGFGELPYPFTYGQRLWVTAMIFLTVIGWAYAIGSLLALLRDRTFRAAIARAHVSRKVARLREPFLLIAGYGRTGELLGRSFDALGRRFVVLDIDRDRIEGLDLAPFRADVPGFVADARDAVALTLAGIDNPRCTGVLALTNDDEANLTVVMAAALLRPGLPVVARTAAPLIAERMRAFGEPTVVNAFAAFGRHLCIALRAPATYQLMTWLESGPGAELPPRGAPPRQGRWVVCGYGRFGRRLTEDLSAEGLEVTTVEPSPDPDEDAPAIVGDGSDPRVLARADLPGAVGLVAATDNDAANLSLVAAARRANPDLFVAARQNRADGAPLFAAMGVDALLVPTEMVAHEVYAQLSTPLLYRFLGVAAEHDDAWAAELVDRLTDLCGRRLQSIWKFRLDGERAPGLRAPLAAGGVLLGDLLRDPDARERPLRAVVLLVLRDGEAIPAPGADLVLRPDDELLVVGRAAARRSLDATLLDEAAATYALTGNRVPSGWLWRRLSRTG is encoded by the coding sequence GTGAGCGCGCCGCCGTCCGCCACGTTCTTCCTGGCCATGCGCCGGATGCGGGTCCCGCTGATCACGCTCGTCGTGATCTTCGCGATCGCGGTGCTGGGGCTGACGCTGATCCCCGGGCAGGACGACCAGGGACGGCCCTACCAGCTCGGCTTCCTCGACGCGTTCTACTTCATGAGCTACACCGCCTCGACGATCGGCTTCGGCGAGCTGCCCTACCCGTTCACCTACGGCCAGCGGCTGTGGGTCACGGCGATGATCTTCCTGACCGTCATCGGGTGGGCGTACGCGATCGGCTCGCTGCTCGCGCTGCTGCGCGACCGCACCTTCCGCGCGGCGATCGCGCGGGCGCACGTCAGCCGCAAGGTCGCCCGGCTGCGCGAGCCGTTCCTGCTGATCGCGGGCTACGGGCGGACGGGGGAGCTGCTCGGCCGCTCGTTCGACGCCCTGGGCAGGCGGTTCGTCGTGCTCGACATCGACCGCGACCGGATCGAAGGGCTCGACCTGGCCCCGTTCCGCGCCGACGTGCCCGGGTTCGTCGCCGACGCCCGCGACGCGGTCGCCCTCACCCTCGCCGGCATCGACAACCCGCGCTGCACGGGCGTCCTCGCGCTCACCAACGACGACGAGGCCAACCTGACCGTCGTCATGGCCGCGGCGCTGCTGCGGCCCGGGCTGCCGGTCGTCGCGCGGACGGCGGCGCCGCTGATCGCGGAGCGGATGCGGGCGTTCGGCGAGCCGACCGTCGTCAACGCCTTCGCGGCGTTCGGCCGGCACCTGTGCATCGCGCTGCGCGCCCCCGCGACCTACCAGCTGATGACGTGGCTGGAGAGCGGCCCGGGCGCGGAACTCCCGCCGCGGGGCGCGCCGCCGCGCCAGGGCCGCTGGGTCGTCTGCGGGTACGGCCGGTTCGGCCGGCGCCTGACCGAGGACCTGTCCGCCGAGGGGCTGGAGGTGACGACCGTCGAGCCGTCGCCCGACCCCGACGAGGACGCGCCGGCGATCGTCGGCGACGGCTCGGACCCGCGGGTGCTGGCCCGCGCCGACCTGCCCGGCGCCGTCGGCCTGGTGGCCGCCACCGACAACGACGCCGCCAACCTCTCGCTCGTGGCCGCGGCGCGCAGGGCCAACCCGGACCTGTTCGTCGCGGCCCGGCAGAACCGGGCCGACGGGGCGCCGCTGTTCGCCGCGATGGGCGTGGACGCGCTGCTGGTGCCGACGGAGATGGTGGCCCACGAGGTGTACGCGCAGCTCAGCACGCCGCTGCTGTACCGGTTCCTGGGCGTCGCTGCGGAGCACGACGACGCCTGGGCCGCCGAGCTCGTCGACCGGCTCACCGACCTGTGCGGGCGGCGGCTGCAGTCGATCTGGAAGTTCCGGCTCGACGGCGAGCGCGCCCCGGGCCTGCGGGCGCCGCTGGCCGCCGGCGGGGTCCTGCTCGGTGACCTGCTGCGCGACCCCGACGCCCGCGAGCGCCCGCTGCGCGCCGTCGTGCTGCTGGTGCTGCGGGACGGCGAGGCGATCCCGGCGCCCGGCGCGGACCTGGTCCTGCGCCCCGACGACGAGCTGCTCGTCGTCGGGCGGGCGGCGGCCCGGCGGTCGCTGGACGCCACGCTCCTCGACGAGGCCGCGGCGACCTACGCGCTGACCGGGAACCGGGTGCCCTCGGGCTGGTTGTGGCGGCGCCTGAGCCGGACCGGCTAG
- a CDS encoding macro domain-containing protein, with protein sequence MTLTLHRGDITTDTEVDALVTAANSGLRGGGGVDGAIHRAAGPALLAECRRIGGCAVGDAVITGAGDLPVRHVIHTVGPVWSGGGHGEPALLASAHRRTVEVAAAHGCARIALPAISCGVYGYPVEQAAAIAVASTREAMVAHPEVVEARFWLFDERTYAAFSAVL encoded by the coding sequence GTGACCCTCACCCTGCACCGCGGCGACATCACCACCGACACCGAGGTCGACGCGCTCGTCACCGCGGCCAACAGCGGCCTGCGCGGGGGAGGGGGCGTCGACGGCGCGATCCACCGGGCCGCCGGGCCCGCGCTGCTGGCCGAGTGCCGCCGGATCGGCGGCTGCGCCGTCGGCGACGCCGTGATCACCGGGGCGGGGGACCTGCCCGTGCGCCACGTCATCCACACCGTCGGGCCGGTGTGGTCGGGCGGCGGGCACGGCGAGCCCGCGCTGCTCGCGTCGGCCCACCGGCGGACCGTGGAGGTCGCCGCCGCGCACGGCTGCGCCCGGATCGCGCTGCCCGCGATCAGCTGCGGCGTCTACGGCTACCCCGTCGAGCAGGCCGCCGCGATCGCCGTCGCGAGCACGCGGGAGGCGATGGTCGCGCACCCGGAGGTCGTCGAGGCCCGGTTCTGGCTGTTCGACGAGCGCACGTACGCGGCCTTCTCCGCGGTCCTGTAG
- the pruA gene encoding L-glutamate gamma-semialdehyde dehydrogenase, giving the protein MDALTRTPAPRNEPVRDYAPGSPERASLQAALADVGGRHHELTVTIGGEQHLAGGAPFDVVAPHDHAHVLGTGGNATREDAKGAVEAALRAAPAWRDLPFDDRAAVLLRAADLLSGPWRDRLNAATMLGQSKTCYQAEIDAACELADFWRFNVAFAREIHDNQPQSSPGVWNRMDYRPLEGFVYAITPFNFTAIAGNLPTAPALMGNTVIWKPSPTQGLAAHLTMRLLEEAGMPPGVVNLLTGDGRDVSEVLLADPHLAGIHFTGSSATFQHLWGQVGANIAGYRSYPRLVGETGGKDFVLAHASADVDVLRTALVRGAFEYQGQKCSAASRAFVPSSVWSRLRDDLADEVNALTMGDVTDFSHFMGAVIDRRSFEKISAAQQRAQTELHVLAGGTSDDRVGYFVRPTVVVGSDPTHEVFRTEYFGPLLAVHVYDDGDFETVLKQVDVGAPYGLTGAVIARDRAAVARASESLRFAAGNFYVNDKPTGAVVGQQPFGGGRASGTNDKAGSVYNLLRWTSPRTVKETSVAPTAVRYPHQG; this is encoded by the coding sequence ATGGACGCCCTGACCCGCACCCCGGCGCCGCGCAACGAGCCGGTCCGCGACTACGCCCCCGGCAGCCCGGAGCGGGCGTCGCTGCAGGCCGCGCTGGCCGACGTCGGCGGCCGCCACCACGAGCTGACCGTCACCATCGGCGGCGAGCAGCACCTGGCCGGCGGTGCGCCGTTCGACGTGGTCGCGCCGCACGACCACGCCCACGTGCTCGGCACGGGCGGGAACGCCACCCGCGAGGACGCGAAGGGGGCCGTCGAGGCGGCCCTGCGCGCGGCCCCGGCGTGGCGGGACCTCCCCTTCGACGACCGGGCCGCCGTCCTGCTCCGCGCCGCCGACCTGCTGTCCGGGCCGTGGCGCGACCGCCTCAACGCCGCGACGATGCTCGGCCAGTCCAAGACCTGCTACCAGGCCGAGATCGACGCCGCGTGCGAGCTGGCCGACTTCTGGCGCTTCAACGTCGCCTTCGCCCGCGAGATCCACGACAACCAGCCGCAGAGCTCGCCGGGCGTCTGGAACCGCATGGACTACCGCCCGCTCGAGGGCTTCGTCTACGCGATCACGCCGTTCAACTTCACCGCGATCGCCGGCAACCTCCCCACCGCGCCCGCGCTGATGGGCAACACGGTGATCTGGAAGCCCTCGCCGACGCAGGGCCTCGCCGCGCACCTGACGATGCGGCTGCTGGAGGAGGCCGGGATGCCGCCCGGCGTCGTCAACCTGCTCACCGGCGACGGCCGGGACGTCTCCGAGGTGCTGCTCGCCGACCCGCACCTGGCCGGCATCCACTTCACCGGCAGCTCGGCCACGTTCCAGCACCTGTGGGGGCAGGTCGGGGCCAACATCGCGGGCTACCGCAGCTACCCGCGCCTGGTCGGCGAGACCGGCGGCAAGGATTTCGTGCTGGCCCACGCGAGCGCCGACGTCGACGTCCTGCGCACCGCGCTGGTCCGCGGCGCCTTCGAGTACCAGGGCCAGAAGTGCTCCGCGGCCTCGCGGGCGTTCGTGCCCAGCAGCGTCTGGTCCCGGCTGCGCGACGACCTGGCCGACGAGGTGAACGCCCTGACGATGGGCGACGTCACCGACTTCTCGCACTTCATGGGCGCGGTGATCGACCGTCGCAGCTTCGAGAAGATCTCCGCCGCGCAGCAGCGGGCGCAGACCGAGCTGCACGTGCTCGCCGGCGGTACCTCCGACGACCGCGTCGGGTACTTCGTCCGCCCGACGGTCGTCGTCGGCTCCGACCCCACGCACGAGGTGTTCCGCACCGAGTACTTCGGGCCGCTGCTCGCCGTCCACGTCTACGACGACGGCGACTTCGAGACCGTGCTGAAGCAGGTCGACGTGGGCGCTCCCTACGGCCTCACGGGTGCCGTGATCGCGCGCGACCGCGCCGCCGTCGCGCGGGCGTCGGAGTCGCTGCGGTTCGCCGCCGGCAACTTCTACGTCAACGACAAGCCCACCGGCGCCGTCGTCGGCCAGCAGCCCTTCGGCGGCGGGCGCGCGAGCGGCACCAACGACAAGGCGGGCTCGGTCTACAACCTGCTGCGCTGGACCAGCCCGCGGACGGTCAAGGAGACCTCGGTGGCCCCGACGGCCGTCCGGTACCCGCACCAGGGCTGA
- a CDS encoding MarR family winged helix-turn-helix transcriptional regulator, translated as MSKQSSVVQVARAAADFGDAADAVDRAAAEHLGVNRTDLRILAAVRLGGPVSAGALAGAVDLSPPATTEAVQRLVARGLLTRDVDPDDRRRALIALVPATRNALDRLYGPVRAEGHALLGRYSEDELALLADFLDRGRRLQLDAAERIRREGQALP; from the coding sequence GTGTCGAAGCAATCGTCGGTGGTGCAGGTGGCGCGGGCCGCGGCCGACTTCGGGGACGCCGCCGACGCCGTCGACCGCGCCGCGGCCGAGCACCTGGGCGTCAACCGCACCGACCTGCGGATCCTCGCGGCCGTGCGGCTCGGCGGGCCGGTCTCGGCGGGCGCGCTGGCCGGCGCCGTCGACCTCTCGCCGCCCGCCACCACCGAGGCCGTGCAGCGCCTCGTCGCGCGCGGGCTGCTCACGCGCGACGTCGACCCCGACGACCGCCGCCGCGCCCTCATCGCGCTCGTGCCCGCCACCCGCAACGCGCTCGATCGGCTCTACGGCCCGGTGCGGGCCGAGGGGCACGCGCTGCTGGGCCGCTACAGCGAGGACGAGCTCGCGCTGCTGGCCGACTTCCTCGACCGCGGGCGGCGCCTGCAGCTCGACGCGGCGGAGCGGATCCGGCGGGAGGGTCAGGCGTTGCCGTAG
- a CDS encoding cation:proton antiporter, whose amino-acid sequence MNGLAVDLLDLSFALVGVGALSAGLLPRLLAGRPLSLPIVFLGLGALVFAAVPALPDPDPLAHPEIAEHLTEVGVIVALMGAGLKLDRKIGWRSWSSTWRLLGIGMPLMIVATSLLGWWALGLAPAAALLFGSALAPTDPVLASDVQVGEPNTETEDGEDEVRFALTSEAGLNDALAFPFVYAAIAIALAGAGTVGWVGGWVLHDVVIKITVGVVGGVLVGRGLGALFFRPQSERLHLASHAEGFVALAATFLAYGLTEVAGGYGFLAVFVCARSIRATERSHEYHQVLHDFVEQIERLLTVLLLVLFGGAIVRGLLGPLTWQMVAVGLVLVLLVRPVTSWIALRGGPGTPQERTAIAVFGIRGIGSFYYLAYATAKAPFEGAEQVWAAVGFVVVVSVVVHGIVATPVMARLDRRREAA is encoded by the coding sequence GTGAACGGACTCGCCGTGGACCTGCTCGACCTGTCGTTCGCGCTCGTGGGCGTCGGCGCCCTCTCGGCCGGGCTCCTGCCCCGGCTGCTGGCCGGCCGGCCGCTGTCGCTGCCGATCGTGTTCCTCGGGCTCGGGGCGCTGGTCTTCGCCGCCGTGCCCGCCCTGCCCGATCCCGACCCGCTCGCGCACCCGGAGATCGCCGAGCACCTGACCGAGGTCGGCGTGATCGTGGCGCTGATGGGGGCGGGGCTGAAGCTGGACCGCAAGATCGGCTGGCGCTCGTGGTCCTCGACGTGGCGCCTGCTCGGCATCGGGATGCCGCTGATGATCGTCGCCACCTCGCTGCTGGGGTGGTGGGCGCTGGGACTGGCCCCGGCCGCGGCGCTGCTGTTCGGCTCCGCGCTCGCGCCCACCGACCCGGTGCTGGCCTCGGACGTGCAGGTGGGGGAGCCGAACACCGAGACCGAGGACGGCGAGGACGAGGTCCGCTTCGCGCTCACCTCGGAAGCCGGTCTCAACGACGCGCTCGCGTTCCCCTTCGTCTACGCCGCGATCGCGATCGCGCTGGCCGGGGCGGGCACGGTCGGCTGGGTCGGCGGCTGGGTGCTGCACGACGTCGTCATCAAGATCACCGTCGGGGTCGTGGGCGGGGTGCTGGTCGGGCGCGGGCTGGGGGCGCTGTTCTTCCGGCCGCAGTCCGAGCGGCTGCACCTGGCGTCGCACGCCGAGGGGTTCGTCGCGCTCGCCGCGACGTTCCTCGCCTACGGGCTCACCGAGGTCGCGGGCGGCTACGGGTTCCTCGCGGTGTTCGTCTGCGCCCGTTCCATCCGCGCCACCGAGCGCTCGCACGAGTACCACCAGGTGCTGCACGACTTCGTCGAGCAGATCGAGCGCCTGCTCACCGTCCTGTTGCTCGTGCTGTTCGGCGGGGCGATCGTGCGGGGGCTGCTCGGGCCGCTCACCTGGCAGATGGTCGCCGTCGGGCTGGTGCTCGTGCTGCTGGTCCGGCCGGTGACGTCCTGGATCGCGCTGCGCGGAGGGCCGGGGACGCCCCAGGAGCGCACGGCGATCGCGGTGTTCGGCATCCGCGGGATCGGGTCGTTCTACTACCTCGCCTACGCGACGGCGAAGGCGCCGTTCGAGGGGGCGGAGCAGGTCTGGGCGGCGGTCGGCTTCGTGGTGGTGGTGTCGGTGGTCGTGCACGGGATCGTCGCGACGCCGGTGATGGCGCGCCTGGACCGCAGGCGGGAGGCCGCGTGA
- a CDS encoding nitroreductase/quinone reductase family protein, whose product MIRQPKRSLPGWLRPMNRVVVALGRLGLSTGPVQVLTVPGRTTGEPRTTPVTPIEVDGRRFAVAALPRADWAQNARAAGHGELARGRRRTPVALEEVADPALRRRVLRAFPGQAGGGVPFFVRLGLVERGDADEFEAIADRVGVLEIRPRP is encoded by the coding sequence ATGATTCGGCAACCGAAGCGTTCGCTGCCCGGGTGGCTGCGTCCGATGAACCGCGTGGTGGTGGCGCTGGGCAGGCTCGGCCTGAGCACCGGCCCGGTGCAGGTGCTGACGGTGCCCGGCCGCACGACCGGCGAGCCGCGCACCACCCCCGTCACCCCGATCGAGGTCGACGGTCGGCGCTTCGCCGTGGCCGCGCTGCCCCGGGCCGACTGGGCGCAGAACGCCCGCGCGGCCGGGCACGGCGAGCTCGCGCGGGGCCGCCGCCGCACGCCCGTCGCGCTGGAGGAGGTCGCCGACCCCGCCCTGCGGCGGCGTGTCCTGCGCGCCTTTCCCGGCCAGGCGGGCGGCGGCGTCCCGTTCTTCGTGCGGCTCGGCCTCGTCGAGCGGGGTGACGCCGACGAGTTCGAGGCGATCGCCGACCGCGTCGGGGTGCTCGAGATCCGCCCCCGCCCGTGA
- a CDS encoding isochorismatase family protein, whose amino-acid sequence MTGPHGTAFSGRVGWGVRPAVLVIDLVRAYTEPGGPFLLPDAGPAVAATAALVDAARAAGLPVVWTVVRYDRDLADGGLFVRKVPALAAFAEGADGDWGALVLDPAPGEPVVVKQYASGFAGTSLAPTLHALGVDTLVITGVSTSGCVRATATDALHHGFRPHVVRQACADRTPDLHAHNLADLDAKYADVEDLDAALDRLGAGSPGA is encoded by the coding sequence ATGACCGGGCCGCACGGGACGGCGTTCTCCGGGCGCGTCGGGTGGGGCGTGCGCCCCGCCGTCCTGGTCATCGACCTGGTCCGCGCCTACACCGAGCCGGGTGGGCCGTTCCTGCTGCCCGACGCAGGCCCGGCCGTCGCGGCCACCGCCGCCCTGGTCGACGCCGCCCGGGCCGCGGGGCTCCCGGTCGTCTGGACGGTCGTGCGCTACGACCGCGACCTGGCCGACGGCGGGCTGTTCGTGCGCAAGGTCCCGGCGCTGGCCGCGTTCGCCGAGGGCGCCGACGGCGACTGGGGTGCGCTCGTGCTCGACCCCGCCCCGGGCGAGCCGGTCGTCGTCAAGCAGTACGCGAGCGGGTTCGCCGGCACGTCGCTCGCGCCGACGCTGCACGCGCTCGGCGTCGACACCCTGGTGATCACCGGGGTGTCGACGTCGGGGTGCGTGCGCGCCACGGCGACCGACGCGCTGCACCACGGCTTCCGCCCGCACGTCGTGCGCCAGGCCTGCGCCGACCGGACGCCGGACCTGCACGCGCACAACCTCGCCGACCTCGACGCCAAGTACGCCGACGTCGAGGACCTCGACGCCGCACTGGACCGGCTGGGAGCGGGTAGCCCGGGGGCATGA
- a CDS encoding PucR family transcriptional regulator, translated as METTLAQVLAAIGEPLAEVRVAPAGLGVPVSGTAILDPDDDPADHPGRLVLVIGARGRDAIRPLRAAARRGAVAVAVKPAGTGTDEELRAAAADAGVALLAVRADVRWDHLEALVHGVLDDGTPADGDDAGDLYSLAQTVGRLTGGLVSIEDTASRVLAYSRSDSTSPDELRRRSILGWQGPADYLATLRGWGVFDRLRAGEEVVRIDEHAELGIRRRLAVGVHAGQRQLGTIWVQEGATPFADRAESVLVGAARVAAGHLIRRRSQQSPGARWSRDVVAGLLEGRVGADLVAATFGLDAAEPAVVVGFAAGTGAAEPGVAELGAAELAEVVSVHAATFRRGALTAPVGARVYAVLPAVDADRVPPALHAMCAEVVAITGRRAGGRVRAGIGSGVAGLAGVPASRADADRVLDAMPPEADVAAIGDLRAEILLDETLARLGDLHDPAAAALLAHDAAHGSDLAASVLALLDALGDVRAAAARLTVHPNTLRYRLRRASEVAGLRLDDPAARVVHHLHLLRAFRSQPTSHTR; from the coding sequence ATGGAGACGACGCTGGCCCAGGTGCTCGCCGCGATCGGGGAGCCGCTGGCGGAGGTCCGGGTCGCACCGGCCGGGCTCGGCGTTCCCGTCTCCGGCACCGCCATCCTCGACCCCGACGACGATCCGGCCGACCACCCCGGCCGCCTGGTGCTGGTCATCGGCGCCCGCGGCCGCGACGCGATCCGTCCGCTGCGCGCCGCGGCCCGGCGCGGGGCCGTCGCGGTGGCCGTGAAGCCCGCCGGCACGGGGACCGACGAGGAGCTGCGCGCGGCCGCCGCCGACGCCGGCGTCGCGCTCCTCGCCGTGCGCGCCGACGTCCGCTGGGACCACCTCGAGGCGCTCGTCCACGGCGTCCTCGACGACGGCACCCCCGCCGACGGGGACGACGCGGGCGACCTCTACTCCCTCGCGCAGACCGTCGGGCGGCTCACCGGCGGCCTGGTCAGCATCGAGGACACCGCGAGCCGCGTGCTGGCCTACTCCCGGTCGGACTCGACCTCGCCCGACGAGCTGCGCCGCCGCTCGATCCTGGGCTGGCAGGGTCCCGCCGACTACCTCGCCACGCTGCGCGGCTGGGGCGTGTTCGACCGCCTGCGCGCGGGCGAGGAGGTCGTCCGCATCGACGAGCACGCCGAGCTGGGCATCCGCCGCCGCCTCGCCGTCGGCGTCCACGCGGGGCAGCGCCAGCTCGGCACGATCTGGGTGCAGGAGGGGGCGACGCCGTTCGCGGACCGCGCCGAGTCGGTGCTGGTCGGCGCGGCGCGGGTGGCGGCGGGGCACCTGATCCGGCGGCGGTCGCAGCAGTCCCCCGGCGCGCGCTGGAGCCGCGACGTCGTCGCCGGGCTGCTGGAGGGGCGGGTCGGCGCCGACCTGGTGGCCGCGACCTTCGGGCTCGACGCCGCCGAGCCCGCGGTGGTGGTCGGGTTCGCGGCGGGCACCGGGGCGGCGGAGCCCGGCGTCGCCGAGCTCGGCGCGGCGGAGCTGGCCGAGGTCGTGTCGGTGCACGCCGCGACGTTCCGCCGGGGCGCGCTGACCGCGCCGGTGGGGGCGCGCGTGTACGCCGTGCTGCCCGCCGTCGACGCCGACCGCGTGCCGCCCGCGCTGCACGCGATGTGCGCGGAGGTCGTCGCGATCACCGGCCGGCGCGCGGGCGGCCGGGTCCGGGCCGGGATCGGGTCGGGCGTCGCCGGGCTCGCCGGGGTGCCCGCCTCCCGCGCCGACGCCGACCGGGTGCTCGACGCCATGCCCCCCGAGGCCGACGTCGCCGCCATCGGCGACCTGCGCGCGGAGATCCTGCTCGACGAGACCCTCGCCCGCCTCGGCGACCTGCACGACCCCGCCGCGGCCGCCCTGCTCGCCCACGACGCCGCGCACGGCAGCGACCTCGCCGCCTCGGTGCTGGCCCTGCTCGACGCCCTCGGCGACGTCCGCGCGGCCGCCGCCCGCCTCACGGTGCACCCCAACACGCTGCGCTACCGGCTGCGGCGGGCGTCGGAGGTGGCGGGGCTGCGCCTGGACGACCCGGCCGCCCGGGTCGTGCACCACCTGCACCTGCTGCGCGCGTTCCGCTCCCAGCCGACCTCGCACACCCGCTGA
- a CDS encoding TIGR03618 family F420-dependent PPOX class oxidoreductase, which yields MPTDLAAVRRIVAQESGLATVAVVRADGTPHSSLVNAGVLDHPRTGEPVVAYVTYGPVKLRALRARPATSLCWRAGWRWAAVDGDCELLGPEDGDIDAEELRLLLRAVFTAAGGTHDDWDAYDRTMREEGRVAVLVTPTRVYGNA from the coding sequence GTGCCCACCGACCTCGCCGCCGTCCGCCGCATCGTCGCGCAGGAGAGCGGGCTGGCCACCGTCGCCGTGGTCCGCGCCGACGGCACCCCGCACAGCTCGCTCGTCAACGCCGGGGTGCTCGACCACCCGCGCACCGGGGAGCCGGTCGTCGCGTACGTGACCTACGGGCCGGTGAAGCTGCGCGCCCTGCGCGCCCGCCCGGCCACGTCGCTGTGCTGGCGGGCGGGCTGGCGCTGGGCCGCCGTCGACGGCGACTGCGAGCTGCTCGGCCCCGAGGACGGCGACATCGACGCCGAGGAGCTGCGCCTGCTGCTGCGCGCGGTCTTCACCGCCGCCGGCGGCACCCACGACGACTGGGACGCCTACGACCGGACGATGCGCGAGGAGGGCCGGGTCGCGGTCCTCGTGACACCGACCCGGGTCTACGGCAACGCCTGA